Proteins from one Salarias fasciatus chromosome 14, fSalaFa1.1, whole genome shotgun sequence genomic window:
- the tmem97 gene encoding sigma intracellular receptor 2: MALRVLEIIFFLYFFSHIPITLFIDLQALLPADLYPQPAKDLLRWYAEAFKDPMVLDPPVWFKSFIFCEAVLQGPFFPVAAYAFLKGGCRWIRTPAIVYSVHVATTLVPILAHILLYPFPTGPHPGPQTSRERWLLVSIYAPYLLVPLLLLLTMLLSPTYCTAGGGRARAKKRS; encoded by the exons ATGGCTCTCCGCGTGTTGGAAATCATCTTTTTCCTGTATTTCTTCTCTCACATCCCCATCACGCTGTTCATCGACCTGCAGGCGCTGCTGCCCGCAGACCTTTACCCTCAGCCG GCTAAAGACCTGTTAAGGTGGTACGCTGAGGCGTTCAAGGACCCCATGGTGCTGGACCCCCCGGTCTGGTTCAAGTCCTTCATCTTCTGTGAGGCCGTGCTGCAGGGCCCGTTCTTCCCTGTGGCAGCCTATGCTTTCCTCAAAG gCGGCTGCAGGTGGATCCGGACTCCGGCCATCGTGTACTCGGTGCACGTGGCCACCACGCTGGTGCCCATCCTGGCCCACATCCTGCTGTACCCGTTCCCCACGGGGCCCCACCCCGGGCCCCAGACGTCCCGGGAGCGCTGGCTGCTGGTCTCCATCTACGCCCCGTACCTGCTGgtccccctgctgctgctgctcaccatGCTGCTGTCCCCCACCTACTGCACCGCAGGGGGCGGCCGGGCCCGGGCCAAGAAGAGgagctga
- the LOC115401137 gene encoding LOW QUALITY PROTEIN: protein phosphatase 1D (The sequence of the model RefSeq protein was modified relative to this genomic sequence to represent the inferred CDS: inserted 2 bases in 1 codon; deleted 1 base in 1 codon), translating into MESALLMRVSVFTDQGGRKYMEDVTEVIVEPEPEEEEPTPGEPEESGGRDGTSSPPAGDTHPDGTGEPGHSEAGSRAALEADRTEEPASPGGQSPRRGHSPQPAKPASSRRSVAFFAVFDGHGGREAAQFARDFLWEFIKKQRGFWSHCDREVCAAIRKGFVACHHAMWKKLPEWPKTLMGLPSTSGTTASVVVLRGNRMYLAHVGDSAVVLGIQDDASVPFIRAVEVTQDHKPELPRERERIEGLGGSVIKKSGVNRVVWKRPRLSHNGPVRRSTVIDQIPFLAVARALGDLWSYDFYSGEFVVSPEPDTSVLVLDPRKHRYIILGSDGLWNMVPPQEAVSMCQNNDEDVAPCGVSSARQLVSHALLRWRQRMLRADNTSAIVIALQESGTPQDALHQEEVLLDLSKASQCPPPSLSRADTPLLQRPPEDDCLTPPPSLTDVLPALERRDGLSGGGGGGLPQGDPSPRSKGPEPPGQSGPSTRTARGKRTXGGRGGPDGPSHPAKKARRRTADRPPLAQHNAEKKQKESSGVSPVLQQHNKNTVCVC; encoded by the exons ATGGAATCCGCGCTGCTGATGCGAGTGAGCGTCTTCACCGACCAGGGAGGCAGGAAGTATATGGAGGATGTGACCGAGGTCATAGTAGAGCCCGAgccggaggaagaggagccgaCGCCGGGCGAGCCGGAGGAGAGCGGAGGGCGAGACGGGACGTCCAGTCCTCCGGCTGGGGACACTCATCCCGACGGGACCGGGGAGCCGGGACACTCCGAGGCGGGCTCCCGCGCGGCCCTGGAGGCTGACCGGACGGAGGAGCCGGCTTCACCCGGGGGTCAGAGCCCGCGGCGGGGTCACAGCCCGCAGCCGGCCAAGCCGGCTTCCTCTCGCCGCTCCGTGGCGTTTTTCGCCGTGTTCGACGGCCACGGGGGTCGCGAGGCTGCGCAGTTTGCACGGGACTTTCTGTGGGagttcatcaagaagcagcGGGGCTTCTGGTCCCACTGTGACCGGGAGGTCTGCGCCGCCATCCGCAAAGGATTCGTAGCCTGTCACCACGCGATGTGGAAGAAGCTCC CTGAATGGCCCAAAACCCTCATGGGCCTGCCCAGCACGTCGGGCACCACGGCCAGCGTGGTGGTCCTCCGGGGGAACCGCATGTACCTGGCCCACGTGGGGGACTCCGCGGTGGTCCTGGGGATCCAGGATGACGCCTCGGTTCCGTTCATCAGAGCCGTGGAGGTCACGCAGGACCACAAGCCGGAGCTGCCCAGGGAGAGGGAGCGCATCGAGGGTCTGGGAGGCAG TGTGATCAAGAAGTCTGGGGTGAACCGGGTGGTGTGGAAGAGGCCGAGGCTGAGCCACAACGGCCCGGTGCGCCGCAGCACCGTCATCGACCAGATCCCCTTCCTGGCTGTGGCCCGAGCGCTGG GCGATCTGTGGAGCTACGACTTCTACAGCGGGGAGTTCGTGGTGTCCCCGGAGCCCGACACCAGCGTGCTGGTCCTGGACCCCAGGAAGCATCGCTACATCATCCTGGGCAGCGACGGCCTGTGGAACATGGTC CCCCCGCAGGAGGCCGTCTCCATGTGCCAGAACAACGACGAGGACGTG GCCCCCTGCGGTGTTTCCAGCGCCCGGCAGCTGGTCAGCCACGCTCTGCTGCGGTGGCGCCAGCGGATGTTGCGGGCCGACAACACCAGCGCCATCGTGATCGCCCTGCAGGAGAGCGGGACCCCCCAGGACGCCCTGCAccaggaggaggtgctgctggaCCTGTCCAAGGCGTCCCAGTGTCCCCCCCCCTCGCTGTCCCGTGCAGACACCCCTCTGCTGCAG CGCCCCCCAGAGGACGACTGTCTcactcctcccccctccctcactgACGTCCTCCCCGCTCTGGAGCGAAGAGACGGATTatcgggcggcggcggcggcggcctgccGCAGGGCGACCCGTCCCCACGGTCCAAGGGTCCCGAACCGCCGGGGCAGTCCGGCCCGTCCACCAGGACGGCCCGGGGCAAAAGGAC cgggggccggggggggccgGACGGCCCGTCGCACCCCGCAAAGAAAGCTCGGCGGAGGACTGCGGACCGGCCGCCGCTGGCTCAGCACAACGCcgagaagaagcagaaggagtCCAGCGGCGTgtcccccgtcctccagcagcacaacaagaacaccgtgtgtgtgtgctga